A genomic window from Calditrichota bacterium includes:
- a CDS encoding energy-coupling factor transporter ATPase, with protein MTIELENVSYAYKQLAPKAHRVLENVSFKIQDGEFVAIIGPSGAGKTTLLQQITGLLKPTAGKVYADGKNIWEKKYPRDILRRRIGLVFQFPEIQLFDETVFDDVAFGPRNLRLSEEEVENRVREALNLVGMNFDEIKNRSPHNLSGGEKRRVALAGVLAMAPQALILDEPTAGLDSAGSKRIMEILQLLNDQGVTIVMITHQLDLALQAAMRVIILVNGKIVFDGSKEEAIENPDKFQLAHLKIPAIVRLSRYLHTQGIIPDWKIFNSEKLKAQLQLAKNFKK; from the coding sequence ATGACCATTGAACTTGAAAATGTGAGCTACGCATATAAACAATTAGCACCGAAAGCGCATAGAGTATTAGAAAATGTAAGTTTTAAAATTCAGGACGGCGAATTTGTTGCTATCATTGGGCCTTCCGGCGCCGGAAAGACTACTTTGTTACAGCAGATTACTGGGCTGCTAAAGCCCACAGCGGGAAAGGTTTATGCGGATGGCAAAAATATTTGGGAAAAGAAATATCCGCGTGACATTTTGCGCCGGCGCATTGGTTTGGTTTTTCAATTTCCGGAGATTCAACTTTTCGACGAGACTGTTTTTGATGATGTGGCTTTTGGCCCGCGAAATTTGCGGCTATCAGAAGAGGAAGTAGAAAATCGTGTGCGAGAAGCGCTAAATTTAGTGGGGATGAATTTCGATGAAATAAAAAATCGATCCCCTCATAATTTGAGCGGCGGTGAAAAAAGACGTGTGGCCCTCGCCGGAGTGCTTGCCATGGCGCCGCAAGCGCTGATTTTGGACGAGCCCACGGCTGGCTTGGATTCTGCCGGAAGCAAGCGCATCATGGAAATTTTGCAGCTATTGAACGACCAGGGCGTAACAATTGTGATGATCACGCATCAGCTTGATTTGGCGCTGCAGGCAGCTATGCGCGTGATTATTCTGGTCAACGGAAAAATTGTTTTTGACGGCAGCAAAGAAGAGGCGATTGAAAATCCGGATAAATTCCAATTGGCTCACCTGAAAATTCCTGCCATCGTTCGACTTTCTCGTTATTTGCATACTCAGGGAATTATTCCTGATTGGAAGATTTTTAATTCTGAAAAGTTGAAAGCGCAATTGCAGCTTGCCAAAAATTTTAAAAAATAA
- the dgt gene encoding dNTP triphosphohydrolase encodes MKFKLYDREFYEKLEEKSLAPYATRSRGAVKTRMHAEKEHPYRTAFHRDRDRIIHSRAFRRLKHKQQVFLISEGDHYRTRLTHTLEVSQLSRTLSRALGLNELLVEAIALGHDLGHTPFGHVGEVVLNQILDGTDNLDSLLTGKNLGGFKHNYQSLRVLDFIEKKYIDFDGLNLTAFVREGILKHTRLLREEYQYPDFQYEGLYFELDHAMTLEGQVVAICDEIAQRTHDLEDGIRAGLVELEQVRKIAIMRKIEDSLNLKSMLSKDRYGYRNRIIRALINFLVDDVINKTLQNLKTFHRKKKRFHFFDEVIVQFSEAVDPLQMELNHFIYQEIIFKCAGSEMKNANKEILRKIFMGYLKRPELLPSYIIERLKRNFKIDFLNLKRKDFIQNERFVRIVADHVAGMTDSYATSEVKKLEIGNER; translated from the coding sequence ATGAAATTTAAGCTGTATGATCGGGAATTTTACGAAAAATTAGAGGAGAAAAGTTTAGCACCTTACGCGACTCGCAGCCGCGGGGCAGTTAAAACTCGCATGCACGCGGAAAAGGAACACCCATATCGAACCGCTTTTCACCGAGATCGGGATCGAATAATTCATTCCCGAGCATTTCGCCGGTTGAAGCATAAACAGCAAGTGTTTCTCATTAGCGAGGGTGATCACTACCGGACTCGCCTCACGCACACGCTTGAAGTGTCGCAATTGTCGCGAACTCTATCTAGAGCATTGGGACTCAATGAGTTACTCGTAGAGGCAATTGCTCTGGGGCACGATTTGGGACATACTCCTTTTGGTCATGTCGGGGAAGTTGTGCTGAATCAGATTTTGGACGGAACGGATAATTTGGATAGCTTATTGACCGGAAAAAATCTGGGCGGCTTTAAGCACAACTATCAGAGTCTGCGCGTGCTGGATTTTATTGAAAAAAAATATATCGACTTTGATGGGTTAAATCTAACGGCTTTTGTGCGCGAGGGTATTTTGAAACACACGCGCCTTTTGCGGGAAGAATATCAATATCCCGATTTTCAATACGAAGGACTCTATTTTGAACTTGATCACGCCATGACACTCGAGGGGCAAGTTGTCGCCATTTGCGATGAAATAGCCCAACGCACTCATGATCTTGAGGACGGGATTCGCGCCGGACTTGTCGAGCTGGAACAAGTGAGAAAAATAGCAATAATGAGAAAAATCGAAGATAGTTTGAATTTGAAATCAATGCTGTCGAAAGACCGCTACGGCTACCGAAATCGGATTATTCGGGCGTTGATTAATTTTTTAGTGGACGATGTGATTAATAAAACACTGCAAAATCTGAAAACTTTTCATCGGAAAAAGAAGCGGTTTCATTTTTTTGACGAGGTAATTGTCCAATTCAGCGAAGCGGTCGACCCCCTGCAAATGGAATTGAACCATTTTATTTACCAGGAAATCATCTTCAAATGTGCCGGCAGTGAAATGAAAAATGCCAACAAAGAAATTCTGCGAAAGATTTTTATGGGATATTTAAAAAGACCGGAACTATTGCCATCATATATCATTGAACGGCTGAAAAGAAATTTTAAAATTGATTTCCTGAATTTAAAGAGAAAAGATTTTATTCAAAACGAAAGATTTGTTCGCATTGTCGCTGACCACGTCGCAGGAATGACGGACAGTTACGCAACATCGGAGGTGAAAAAATTGGAAATTGGAAACGAAAGATGA
- a CDS encoding redoxin domain-containing protein yields the protein MRTQKMWLVVLVLVTIVGSCGKAPNVTVSLKPEKPIAGEKITVQFKPRRLVSKNKKDQKIIMIAQLNGGDSEKNIIVPMDLKGDIWQAELQTDTAHCLLSVKFEDARGRVEDNNQWGWNFVLYDKDKRTPKKNGYFRKGKIYLGEGHAGARPDFERAKQVLGKELSLYPENYRALFALWQSELATAINAEQKKKEIIRKLDSLKRSVKNNFSVSLLEFDTAFRLLNDLPRALVAGKEMINSQNHSKEAERARYTLAFLLGNGKRDAILSNLENFAKNTPYDEYRKIALRRLGDEYQRGQHTNRAIQFYRQYLEIAPDDIPVLLTLATLSLKSGKIDESQALIEKAKKENNAAHYLQSNPWMRPTERTGEMAFNLCHILSTQADVFYKKGDFGGAIRSRRESIDKGSLFPAFEWEKIGDTYRQMGAKDSAFTAYCRAIAINKNQQSAMNKAQRLFLGDGGNRKNFTDYLQQKVQEQLKSMSRQAPDCLLKELGGNSVKISDFKGKVVLVSFWDIWSDASRQEIYQLNQLMKDFPSDSEVEFLGVSIETPVSVQRYVKENPFHFRLFHSGYDAKQAFGVIGFPSHFLIDRFGKIRYQHIGYTRDLRTMLKSEINSLLSEKQNIS from the coding sequence ATGAGAACTCAGAAGATGTGGTTGGTCGTATTGGTGCTTGTCACAATAGTCGGCTCGTGTGGCAAAGCGCCGAACGTTACCGTGAGCCTGAAGCCGGAAAAGCCTATCGCCGGAGAAAAGATTACAGTACAATTTAAGCCCCGCCGCCTTGTTTCAAAAAACAAAAAAGATCAAAAAATAATTATGATCGCACAACTTAATGGAGGCGATTCAGAAAAAAATATTATTGTCCCGATGGATTTGAAGGGCGATATCTGGCAGGCAGAATTGCAGACCGACACGGCGCACTGCTTGCTCAGCGTAAAATTTGAAGATGCGCGTGGCAGAGTGGAAGATAACAATCAGTGGGGCTGGAATTTTGTTTTGTACGATAAAGACAAACGAACCCCAAAGAAAAATGGCTATTTTAGGAAAGGGAAAATTTATCTGGGCGAAGGTCATGCCGGCGCCAGACCTGATTTTGAAAGAGCAAAGCAGGTGCTGGGAAAAGAATTGAGTCTTTATCCGGAAAATTATCGCGCATTATTTGCATTGTGGCAATCTGAACTTGCCACCGCCATAAATGCAGAACAGAAAAAGAAGGAGATCATTCGCAAACTGGATAGCTTGAAAAGATCGGTAAAAAATAATTTTTCCGTATCCCTTTTGGAATTTGATACGGCGTTCAGACTCCTGAACGATCTGCCGCGTGCTCTGGTGGCAGGGAAAGAAATGATAAACAGTCAAAATCATTCAAAAGAAGCAGAGCGGGCTCGTTATACCCTGGCTTTCCTGCTCGGAAATGGCAAAAGAGACGCTATTTTATCGAATTTAGAAAATTTCGCCAAAAATACGCCTTATGACGAATATCGCAAAATCGCCCTTCGCAGATTAGGTGACGAATATCAGCGAGGGCAGCATACGAACAGGGCAATCCAATTTTATCGCCAATATTTAGAAATCGCGCCTGATGATATTCCTGTTTTGCTGACGCTGGCAACGTTATCTTTGAAATCCGGAAAAATTGATGAGAGTCAGGCGCTCATTGAAAAGGCAAAAAAAGAGAACAATGCGGCTCATTATTTGCAAAGTAATCCCTGGATGCGACCGACGGAGCGAACCGGGGAAATGGCGTTTAATTTGTGCCATATTCTTTCCACGCAGGCGGATGTTTTTTACAAAAAAGGCGACTTTGGCGGCGCCATCAGGAGCAGAAGGGAAAGCATCGACAAAGGTTCGCTTTTTCCGGCGTTTGAGTGGGAAAAGATTGGCGACACATACCGCCAGATGGGCGCAAAGGACAGCGCTTTCACTGCTTACTGCCGCGCGATTGCGATTAATAAAAATCAGCAGAGCGCCATGAATAAAGCACAGCGGCTATTTTTGGGTGACGGCGGAAATAGGAAAAATTTTACTGATTATTTGCAGCAAAAAGTTCAAGAACAATTAAAATCAATGTCGCGGCAAGCGCCAGATTGTCTGTTGAAAGAGTTAGGCGGTAACAGTGTGAAAATTTCAGATTTCAAAGGAAAAGTGGTTTTAGTGTCATTCTGGGACATCTGGAGCGATGCCTCGCGGCAGGAGATTTACCAATTAAATCAACTGATGAAGGATTTTCCGAGCGACTCGGAAGTGGAATTTTTAGGGGTTTCCATTGAGACGCCGGTTTCTGTGCAACGATACGTGAAGGAAAACCCGTTTCATTTTCGTCTTTTTCATTCCGGGTATGATGCGAAACAAGCTTTTGGCGTGATTGGTTTTCCGTCTCATTTTTTGATTGACCGGTTCGGGAAAATCCGCTACCAGCACATCGGTTATACGCGTGATTTGCGGACTATGCTGAAGAGTGAAATCAACTCGCTGTTGTCTGAAAAACAGAATATTTCTTGA
- a CDS encoding histidinol-phosphatase, with protein sequence MEFHDLHIHTSLCNHASGAMIEYVRSGIRVGLASLGFSDHNPLLPVYENRFRMSDREMEIYVRSISALRERFKEKIDVKMGIELDYLSEEEKFLQNFIDRYPFDYIIGSVHYLLSPVNGEYVYLSELPGTERKKYFPLYFEKIKQAARSGLFDVVAHFDLPKKFWGEMRNEEFRLAERALETIAQQGLALEINTSGLRTNGVDESFPGKGIVQMAKEKEIPFVLGSDSHAPADVGSHFAEALIILKEAEIKNVISFDKRKRFEISIDSGR encoded by the coding sequence ATGGAATTTCATGATCTTCACATTCACACTTCTCTTTGCAACCATGCTTCCGGCGCTATGATTGAATATGTCCGCTCTGGCATCCGCGTGGGACTCGCTTCGTTGGGCTTTTCCGATCACAATCCGCTTCTGCCTGTTTACGAAAATCGTTTTCGCATGTCAGATCGTGAAATGGAAATTTATGTTCGGAGCATTTCTGCATTGCGCGAGAGATTCAAGGAAAAAATTGATGTCAAAATGGGCATTGAATTAGATTATCTGAGCGAGGAAGAAAAATTTTTACAGAATTTTATCGACCGCTATCCTTTTGATTACATCATCGGAAGCGTGCACTATTTGTTGAGTCCGGTTAATGGTGAATATGTTTACTTGAGTGAACTTCCGGGCACGGAACGAAAAAAGTATTTTCCTTTGTATTTTGAAAAAATTAAGCAAGCTGCGCGGAGCGGTTTGTTCGATGTCGTGGCTCATTTTGATTTGCCCAAAAAATTCTGGGGGGAAATGAGAAATGAAGAATTTCGCCTGGCAGAAAGGGCACTGGAAACAATTGCGCAACAGGGATTGGCGCTGGAAATTAACACTTCCGGTTTGAGAACCAATGGCGTGGATGAATCGTTTCCCGGAAAAGGGATCGTCCAAATGGCGAAAGAAAAGGAAATCCCCTTCGTTTTGGGGTCTGACTCGCACGCGCCTGCCGATGTCGGAAGCCATTTCGCAGAGGCGCTCATAATTTTAAAGGAAGCTGAAATCAAAAATGTTATTTCTTTTGACAAAAGAAAACGATTTGAAATTTCAATAGATTCAGGGAGGTAA
- a CDS encoding DUF2520 domain-containing protein, which yields MKEINRISIVGSGRVGFALAKALAEGGFSILGLFDRDPERLEWAKRQDIAEKYSVKLDDLTSGDAIFICVSDDRIRVVARQLAQMFAEKKLVQFAFHCSGSLSADVLQPLSKYGVKIGSMHPVGTFSGAEDDNKKLRGIFWAVEGDELALSAAKSLIRRLQGEFIVLPKSAKPLHHLACTFASNYVNFLLSIVVELYRELGVDEESAQKLIMPLVKTTIENIGKRGLQESLTGPAARGDLGTIEKHLKILSEQFPEFEIIYKKLGGRIFEYPSVMNRLEKNVIQRMKELFNQ from the coding sequence ATGAAAGAAATCAACAGAATTTCTATCGTCGGTTCCGGACGAGTTGGTTTTGCTTTAGCAAAGGCTCTCGCTGAGGGTGGGTTTTCAATCTTGGGGCTGTTTGACCGAGATCCGGAAAGATTGGAATGGGCGAAAAGGCAAGATATCGCGGAAAAATATTCCGTCAAGTTGGATGATTTGACCTCGGGCGACGCAATTTTTATCTGCGTTTCCGATGATCGGATTCGCGTTGTCGCTCGGCAGCTGGCGCAAATGTTTGCAGAGAAAAAGCTGGTCCAGTTTGCCTTCCATTGTTCGGGATCGTTGTCCGCTGATGTTTTGCAGCCGCTGTCAAAATACGGAGTAAAAATTGGCAGTATGCATCCGGTGGGGACTTTTTCCGGCGCAGAGGATGACAACAAAAAACTGCGGGGTATTTTCTGGGCGGTTGAGGGCGATGAACTGGCGTTGTCGGCGGCGAAGTCGCTCATTCGTCGTTTGCAGGGAGAATTTATTGTCTTACCAAAATCAGCCAAGCCGCTCCATCATCTGGCATGTACTTTCGCTTCCAATTATGTGAATTTTTTGTTGTCAATAGTGGTTGAACTTTATCGAGAACTTGGCGTCGATGAAGAAAGTGCGCAAAAATTGATTATGCCGTTGGTGAAGACGACAATTGAAAACATCGGAAAAAGAGGCTTGCAGGAATCGTTGACAGGGCCTGCCGCTCGTGGAGACCTGGGAACTATCGAAAAACATCTGAAAATTCTATCCGAACAATTTCCTGAATTTGAGATTATTTACAAAAAATTGGGGGGAAGAATTTTTGAATATCCCAGTGTCATGAACAGGCTGGAGAAAAATGTGATCCAGCGAATGAAAGAATTATTCAACCAATAA